The Vanessa cardui chromosome 2, ilVanCard2.1, whole genome shotgun sequence genome contains the following window.
TTACTAACTCACTTATGTTTAATGCAAGTGTTGGTATTggacaatgaaaatatattaattaaaattagtaccTACTATGTAACGAAATaacagattttaattaaaatagaacacaaaaaaatgtctttactctttcacgaaattAGCTATTAGATAGATCCCTTTATGGAATGGATGAGGACTTCTTTTCAAAAACTCTTTCGAGTCCTCAAATGTTTCTAGTTTACACATATATCTACTATATAAACCCTCTGAGTCAAATAATCCAACGGTTTTAAATCGCACGAATGAGATGAATTTGTAATCTAACTGGAAGCGGAATTGCCAAGTATAGCAAGATAACGGCAAGTGTTTGAAAATAGGACCTACAAATTAGGTAACACAAGTCACGGTGATCATATGACcgaaattttattcaaaaacaaatatcatataataagtatgaattgtaataattacatctatcaaatccaataaaaaaataactgatgaTGACGACTGATTTAAGACCAAGATcaagaatacttttttttattgcacaGTTACACCGTATTGCAGTAGGATAATGCATATAGCAGCATAATgtattatgacataaaaatgagttttatatgaaacaatatGATATTTGTACAACAAACTTAATTAAGCGATAAGGAAGTTaatcaatatttcatattttattgcaatcaTGTTTGTCAagttgttttcatttttttatacactttgtaagtaaaaatatatttgaattgttaccgctctattttatatatgctcataaaatattgaattattcagAGTTACAAACTAAAAGTATTTTAACTTGTAATTGTCgtactgaatttatttttttgcatatgTACCTACATTTTATGTTAGCctgtttgatttaaaaatatgtcattaatatttaactttttaagatCTCTGCCAAGCGCGACCTTATGAAACGGGCATCGAATTTAAGAAACAACCCACCGAAGGTCACAGGTAAAAGTTGTCCAGTGATTACTATTTACACAAACAATGAAGTAATTATGTTCTTGGTTGCATTGCATTCAACTTCAACaatcctttatttttaaatatatatttgtgatcTTAAACAGCTCCTTTCTTATTGCACTTCCAGCAACATTGACTATTTCCTAtttcaaatacattaaaattctgAAACAGAAAAATCGGCtaacttatgtttatttaaaataaaaagatatgcCAGATTTAAAGGTCGCTATTTCTACATTAAATAAGTGTTTTGATTGGAAGACCAATGTTACGTCGTTAGATAGAATCATggcttttttttattcttttttttaagcttatcaAATAtggaacatatttatatttgtttgtattgtgTATAAATTTAGAGAGTAAAGAGGATCTGTAATGATATCATACATACGTTTTTCAATAGATGCGGTATATGTCCAACATATTTCCACAAGCTATGCGCATTCGACTTTGATAGTAACGACACTTACATCTTCGATAATGTTTGTATTATGGATTTATATAATTGCATTCACGGGACAGGTCGGTATCAAAAGCCTATTCAAGGCTTTTTACTCTTTGTTTTATGTCATTATAAttcgattttgtatttttttaagaacatgGTAACAAATGTCTCCATGACTTTAATCTAAAATCATATATTTCTAATTtcagatttcataaaaataaattatgagaaTTGTCTGTATTTTGGAAACTTTGCTTATGTTCATGGATTGAAGAAAGAAGACTATGACTACGGAGAAGATGAAATAACAATTACGAATTCGAAGAAAAATCcagattttgtttaataaaaatgcgACTTTGAAACAAGTTTTTGGTTTcaacgattttatttaattttttcttacagTAATTATTGCGCATAGAAAATACAGTTGACGaacatattttttgtctatttgtGTTACCCTATTGTATTTATGTGGCTATTTAAAGCAGGCAtctcttataaaatttaaacacttTTATGGCtcaattatagttatatttggactcttatacaaataatgttatGACAGATCACTACTACTGCTTGATAGAAGAATTTACAtgattcattataaatatgttatttttaatggaaatatttttatgcatcactgtagttttttttttttttataatacatgctTATAGATCTGTCTatagagtttaatttaatatgcattaataaataaaacatattgccATTATTTTTTCAGTCTTGAATCTAGAACATTGCCTACTCTTGTAGATCATCTTTGTCTAGTTTCCGAATTTATGTTCATGGTACATGAAAAATGATTAAGTGTATTTATATTGAGTACTAAATTAGATATTCTTATTTGTTTCGATTAATATGCAAAAAGATCTAAAGACCCATTCGGAATGGGTACATTATGGGTACATTATCGTAATATACTGAGGCAGGCTTTATACTTAACACattctgtttaaaaataatcagtgtAAAGCCTACCTAAGTAAGAAACATTGGCTATGTGACTGACATATGACCTAGTCGcttataatctattttatcCAGTTGGACTAGGGGTCGGAGCTGATCTGCAAATGCACGCATATCTTCACCAATAGCATCTTGTCCTTGTGGGGCCAATACCtacaattattaatagaaagtaataaaaaatttttttttaaaaaataccttaaataataagtttcaataacgaattttttaaatttctataataacttatataaatattaataattttcaataataacttataaatatataaagatgacTCATGATTAATggcaatacaatataatatgacaAATGACAGATcctttaaatcaataatttgacatgaaattaaatttatcatccTTGTGGTAGTAGTAAATACTCCAACCTTATTTGCTGGAGGCTACAAGATCTACAAGTTACAATAGCTCTTATTATGTTGTCATGTTTAGAAACATATTTTGTAGTCTTCATTGGTAAAAAGGACCTTAAAGTTTTTGAGGTGTTGTGACATCTttgttaactttattaaaaaaatagtataatttgtaactaaaaagtaatacataCAGATAGCTCAACAAGGTAACTCTGTGAGATAGGCTCTGGAGGCATTGAACTCTGCGATATTTTGAACACCTTTGCCACTGTTATTTTCATTCTTCCTTTTCTAAACATGTAGCCTGAAAAGTAAAATTGCGTgaaagaaaatacaaattaaattacattaattaagaaccttctgtttttatttggcatttatattcaatatactaAGCCAATAGACATAAACATCTAAAATAGCAGCTTGCAATTGCAATTACAGTAGTAGTTGGTAAAAGTCATTCTAGCATATTCATGCAATTCTTAAATTCACCTAACAAATTTCTGTCATtggaatattaatgattttaactaTTTAGTGTATGGTATAGTATAATTGGGTATATGTGTGGTATAATTGGGTAGATGCGTTATTTGGTTATTATTACCATTTTAGATTATTGTCTAtgtttagtaatataaaaatgaaattacaaaacattattgCTGTTTAGAATTTGGGATAATGCATGGTGCAAGTCTGTTCTTAAGATTTATTCGACTTATTGTTCTAAACAGCACTATGAACTTTAGTTGTGTTACATTTTGTTGAAcaattacagacacaaggatCATAACTTCTTTCTTCTTTGGATGATGACCCATTGGCAATAACTATCAACTTATCAATAGGCCAATTTGCCAGttcctatattatatttacctttaacactatattcaaattcaattcgACATCCTAATTCATTGAGAAATTCAATTAGCATTCCACTGCATGCTATGTCAAGGCTTGATCGCACAACAGTAGGTCTGTTTTTGTCACCCAAGTCTGGCTGTCCAATATATCTCAACTGGTAAGGCATATCTCTTGCATCTAAAGCTTTCCTTACTCGTAGGGTTAATGGTGTTGActgaaaaatacaaacataaacaaAGCTTGTAATGAATTCTAGATCAGtcaacatttcaaatattaagcTGGAAGCtttcaaattaacaaaaaacaccTTTGTTTCAGATAAACGtggaaaaaaaacattgatttagtaaaaatataagccACACTGTGATAAtcaatttgttcatttatttaccTGCTGATTAGGATCTCTCAAACTAAAACAAACTTCTTGATCATCAAACGTTTCTGGACCTGCATCAACATTGTCGCAAAGACCACGAAGTCTGTGTAGAAGGACTTCTACAGCCGAATCTAAAACCGAGCCctgaaaaaattaagtaagtaaaACATGAATTATAGTTTTAATCAAATGCTATTGAGTAATAAGTAGATGCAATACtaacttgtaataaatattcttgattAGGTATAATGTTTGCTTTTAAAGCTTGAGATAAACTGTCGGTCGCTGTAATAGGAGCAGCGTTCACAGCCATTGCTTCTGTTATTTCTTGTAatcttacaaaaatatgttaattgtatTACAGTTTCTAACGCTGCATACCataattatatagacaaatacttaaagaaaataaacacagttttaattatatgaaaaatttgATTTCACAAATTGGTAAACTCAAATTACAACTTATATTGACAATTAGCATTTGTCACTTTTGACAATAAAAAGTCGATTCGTTTCATATTTTAGTGAATTTTATATCCTTGTTGTGtcaatgacatttttatttctttgattttaCTAGAGAATGTGTATTAGACTCAaagaaaatgaataataatatgtccTAAATGAAAActacaataaaatacttattctaGTTTTCATTTAAGGcagccttaaaaaaatatttattcggtGCCAATTACATCAAATGTACAATCAtcagaaattatattaagtgtatAACTAAACATATTTCCCACATTATAAAAAGTGTATGAAAATTGGGCTGAACTCGAAGTACTTAAgctatatttatcaaaaaaaagtTTACCTAGCTTGACAGTTGTCATTTGTCAAAAGCGGAAATGCCACTTTGAGGGatattaaatgtgtttattgtttatttatatttcatataatatcatttgtgattttaatttataacaaatactaaaatgAATGGGCACGTTACTATTAGATTAGCCTCTGAAAGGGTTAATCACTGTGTTGCATCAAGTAATGAGTTACCTCGGTTTTATACACCGGGAGAGGTTATCAGTGGCATGCAAGACTTTATGCGGTacttgttgttttaaataatatattgaaataaataatttaacttaggCAGTCACAGTAccattagtatatttttaaacgctCAAAGCTCAAACCAAACAAGGctctatacataatattattaatactaatcACCAAGTAGTTGCATATCTATGATATTGTAAGaagtaatttattacaatatcacATAGTAACACATAATTATGgtcatatatacaaataactgaactaaaatttttcttaatgaaagtattgtttgttatttacaGTGGTCACGGAACATATGTAGAAGATGACTGCATTAAATCATCAGTTGCTGGTGTAATGCAAAAAGTGAATAAGTTGATATGTGTAAGGCCATTAAAGAGTAGATATGTTGGTGAAATTGGTGATGTTGTGGTTGGTAGAGTTTTAGAAGTGCAACAAAAGAGATGGAAAATAGAAACCAACTCTCGTTTGGATTCAATTTTGCAATTGTCTTCAGTTAATTTACCGGGAGGGGAATTGGTAAGTTAGTTTTGTTTGTTATCGAAATGTCTAGTATGACATTATGATGGTTTAATTTCTGAATGTctattataatttgtacataaaataaatttacttttaaagtaacCTGTTAAAAAACTGCTTAATTACTTCTATGTTAgggttataaatatattacttcatACCACAGTGCAATAATGCTTAGTATGTATATACTCTATACTctatatacttttttgtataatttttacttaCCAACCCAATCTTTGTTTTTCTATACATTATTAGATTTGTtcattttattctatgtatgtatactttattaaaagtatgtCTTTAGTTACAAAcactattcaatttaattacctTCCACTTTACTTCTAAATTTTTGATAACAGTTTTCTGACTtaccataaattatttttcttgacCACTGCTATTATGTCAATGTAAGGTcaaagtttttgtttgtatttttcttttttaatgttcCTATCATTgactgacaaaataaaaattactattaattgaGAAGAGAGTGCTCTTCTCTCTTGCAAAACATCTTACACCTCCTGCTCATTAGgagagatattttttaaaaataaaataaaaaatgtacatgttgaaataatcttattttttatttactacaattgaagttgatattttattaatttgaaaacaaattatatggagtatattttatttatagcgtCGCAGATCAGCAGAAGATGAGCAAATGATGAGGAAGCACTTACAAGAAGGTGACTTAATTAGTGCAGAAGTGCAGAGTGTTTTTTCGGATGGTTCTTTGTCATTACATACCAGGAGCTTGAAGTATGGCAaagtatgattttttaatattgcccTCAACACTTGAAagcatttaatttatctttccaaatctttatttaacatagaagcttttaatttgacaatattcttattgattgtcaacaATCTACCACTAGTTTggaaattatattcttatatgatataatttttagcAAACCAGTACATACTACAAATCAATCGCTTACtactctgtccctatgtatgctcagatattttaatgcatgttttttaatagagatttatgataatattcaagaggatggtttttgtaaataattcttgaacaataaagtaaaaaaacactgataatttttggagtttctaatatgatgatttttttgagactagatatttatttcaacttatattTCCTAATTTTTAGCTTTCCCAGGGAGTGTTAATGAAAGTTTTTCCATCATTGATCAAACGGCGAAAAAATCACTTCCATAACTTACCTTGTGGTATTGCAATTATCATTGGTAACAATGGTTTCATCTGGATGAGCCCAATGCAACAGAATGTTATTATTGGAGAAAATAAGgatgaaattcaaaattatgaaCATCAGGTGAAGTATTTATTAAGAGCTTGGATTGGAAATTTGCACACATATGGCACATGACTCCCtttgtttaaactattaaaaataagggCTTGAGCAAATTTTCCTATTCAAActaatgtcaaaatatgtatagatttttttaaaagtttgcaTGTATTTCgtctttattacaaaattatttgctGTCTATAAGAAAAACACTTTAAAGTTATACATTTATACTCGAAAatgtagaaattatttttaaacctaAGCAAAAAGAATGAACTATAAGCAATGTAACATTCTAAACTTACATTTTACCTCTATATAAATAAGGTTTATCAAAACAGTCagatttaagaaaaaacaatttttcacAGCCCATAAATAGATCAGATAGAGAAATAATGGCGAGATTGAAAAACTGTGTGGCAGCATTGGTAGCTGCAAAAATGATGCTGGATGACTCAAGTATAATGTTTGCGTATGAAGAAAGTCTGAGGTATGACGATGTTAAGGAACTCCTGGATCCGGAAGTTATGCTTGACATTGCATTCCTAACACAGCACAGGTTAAATAGTATTATGGAAGAGTAGTTTAATTGAATTGTTGCCAGTTATTATaataaggtaaaaataaatattattttttattcaccttaattttcatttttaaaaaataatcaaatgtaaATACCCTGAATATTTAGAATTTGGATGATTTATTGTGGTTTTTCCTTTTGCCAAATAAACTAATTCAGCTAGATTAATTTGACTAACATAATATTCTTTGGTCCAATTGACTTACTTTCACATGTGATAGTTTAAATGCTCTATTCtagatatgatattttattaaggcaaagcatacaataaaataatgttttcaatagaaatatgtttaataaaaaatattgttaccaCAAGTAGAAAATCAgacaatttataaaagtaattgttCTGGTACTCAATATAAATAGCTTTTTAACGATTACTCACATAAAAAccttataaaatacatgaatacaAACATCATAACTTATTAGTAAATTACTTccaaaacttaaatattacatttcttAGGTAAATCATCACCCGTGGGCTAAAagtctttataatatttctccTTGCAGGCGTTCAGGAAAttagttttcattaaaatgttattcgAAATTTTGAcatcaattaaaatttcttaaatctaggaaataatcaaaatatagtaGAACAAGGAACAATAATTTGGCACTTGCTTATATCgcttttttgtttcttttaccCAGAATTTTCATAAGATTTTTAGACATAAAGTACGGCTTTTCCGGAGATCCATCATTGCGCTCGCAGTCTTCAACTGTAACAATAAGCAAATTAGTACCGAGTATTTAGcatgttacaaatatttcacatatatatgacatatatatcGCAAAATGTTAAGACCTTGAAGTGGCTAACTTTGTTGTACCGATGAATCATCGCATGTTTCTCGGTAATGTTAACGGGGTCATTATAACGCAATATCGACAATTCTAATAGAAAGGTAAGCGTCACTTCTGTCGTATGCTattgctaattttattttataatatataatatttctcttAAACTTTTGATAATGTTGCtgattgacatttatttttaataaaatgtattttttaaatgcaacaCGATTGTTCTGAGTGATACttgaatattatctttatctatattgatataataaatgtgaaagtaactctctctgtctCTCAGAGAAacctctgtcgctctttcacgactaaaccgctgaaccgaatttgaaatttcgtatgaagcaaacttcaactCTAGGAAAGGAcatacataggctacttttttgcctaatacgtTACGACCAATAAtgtaaaacgcgagcgaatccgcAGGCGTCTACTAGTCGgctataagtataaatatattcataataagtataatatatgtacatatgtacgaATTGCATTgcatattatactaaaatatacgagtgatttatataaaaaaaaacttacggaAACATAGAAACAACGTGTCCACTGCCATCGAATAGACGTTGAAGAATATCGTGCATATGAGGTAAGTGGCAACACTGAGGATGATGGCCGGCACGTAGTTGTAGTGCAAGCGCTCGCCCTTCGTCACCTCGTACACGTAGTTCCACTCCAACAAGTAATACACCGCGAACCCGACCCCGATTGATATTAGAAGCTTCGACAGGAAGAAAATGAAGTCTGCCACCTGGAAAATATAATAGAACCACATGAGCTACTAATAATTCCTCTATAAAGTTTCACAAAAGTGTTTCTAAtggaaaatataacttttatttaatgttttagtaTGGAGTGAAGAAACGCAAAAATAAGCCTAAGTGATATTATTCACAAAAACACAAAGACTTGTGCGACTTCGTTTGAGTAACTGATTATGGAATTagttaaatatcaatttatcatatatcataCCACGTTTCTAAAAAAACCTTTCTTGGATAAATCGATTCATCATAGTTTTTTCAACTATGTATTGTTGAATTGATAAAAAGAGCTGCAGTTTTTTACCGTGTGTATTGATGTCATAGTGATAATCAAATAGTGTGTTAGATAATTAAATTGGCGAACCTTATCCAAGACGACAACTCGGACGATATTCCTCATGAGAAGCGAGAAGGCGTCATTGGCGCTCCGGCAGAAGTTCTTCCCGTGCACGGCGCACATGATGTAGGCGTTCTTGTTCACGAATTTGAGGAAGTTCTCCAAACACCAGAAGAAGCATTTGCAGCAGCACATAATGCACCGCGTGAAGGGATTGTCGAATTTCTTCACCTTGTGGTCAATGTACTCTAAGATGACTCTGATGACTCGCACGATGGCAATTATGAGAGCCCCAAATGCCACAGTTCCCAAGTGATATCTGAAATCAATGGAGCAAATTTGTTTTTTGAAGTAAATGGGCCAATTGAACCCACTTGTTctctattttgaaatttatgcATTGGTAATTTtacagatttaaataaattcaatttcaaataagttttatattcaattgaGTTTCTTTCGAAGGGTTTTCTCAGGTCTGACGATTTTCTTTCCGAAACTGTGGTAgacttttttcttaataattgtaagtataatagttttaatgcaAAATGATTTTGCAATATAAGTACATAGTAGCAGTACACTTACCTACTCAACGATTATCCTTGACCTAGAATATGTAATGTTTGTAATGCGCTTACCTAAATGTTCTATATATTCCCGATGTAAGAGTGAAGAACGGCAAATCTCTTTTGTGGAAAGTCCAGTACCAAGTGGAGAATGTGCTTGCTAACATCATATCGGCGACGCCACTGATAAAGAACATTGCCCAGAAGAAACCAAGCAAATTCACAACTGGAAACGAACAGGAACAATATAAacgttaaatattcaaataaaatgtgtaCAAAGCAAACCAATGATAGTGTCCTCTGAAGTCTGAACGAATGTGTGCTAAGGGGGCCAATCGCGAAGACAAACCAAGAGATTACATAGAGAACATATGTACAATGGTGTCTGATAGGATGGCTTTCTGACCTCAGGTAGCAGATACAGAAAGTAAATCTGCGGATTTACAAGCTTTTCCTTAATTACACGATAGTAAAACACAACATTTTTAGTAgtcaaattttttttagtagtCGTTTCGCAATAAAACCTAGGACTTGACAGTATTGCAATAGAACAAAGAAGCAGTTAATAACATAGCTATTATCTAACATTAAATTCGCATTCAATTTAAAGAATTGTAATCatgtcagttttatttttaattgtaaaattaaaattgtgttattttcaaaatgtcataataataataacaacaccAATGATCCTTAGCAGAACAGATTTAGGCGATTAATACCAGAAAAACACATGTacatataagataaataattaaaatgtataggcATAAAACGCAATGAATACGTACGCTGCATGTATATAACACTGTAAGGATTATCGATGCCGGTGAAGTGGCACGAGGCCATCTGACAGGGTAGCAGAGCGGATCTCGTATCGTGACACTGGCTTATAAACTTTGCGGGATTGCAAGCGACTCCTTCCTGAAATTATTAAGATcttgataatatataatcttaaaagATGAAGATAGATGAAAgatgaagataaaatataattagtacctgctttcgtttttttttagtgTAAAAATGTGAattgtactaaaaatattttaaaccaacAATAATACTTGCACAGTGGaccaaaaaatatacataactataggtatgtattttttttaaatagagataATCACAAAACAATGAAGATGCACAATGATGCGGTCTTATCAtgaattactataaaataaaataagttctcTGAAAGGTCAACTCTTAGGGTCTGAGATAAAGTGAATATAAACATAAGATTAATGCATAATGTATTCAATAAACATGATTGAAACATatacattaacataaatataaagatatactaCGAGAATTCCAAGGTAGTATACAAAATGAATCTGCGAAGATCCCAGACTGTCATTGTTTGCAACTAAAGAAACGAATGAAAGGTAACTTCATATACCTAGGATGGCCTTGCCAAGATGAATTTGAAGGGCGAGGAGAATGATTACAATACGGAATAAGTATTTAAGAagactaatttaataaagaaccTGGTACTTGtgacagaaataataaaaaaaaaaacaaataacgcAATATATTATGCACATATGTGTCATGTATGCGTTGAAGGATAAAATCGGTCGAATCGAGTAGTATATAAACTATTTGCAAATGACCGGATAATTGGAATCTAAGGAAAGTTTTCACAATCACAATCGTTTGAGAATAGAATTCGCCAAAAAGGAACAAACTGaagttgtattttaattataataaaacctcAATTGTCCGAACTAACCGGGACCAAGACTTGTTCGGATAATCGAAATTTAGGTACTTTGGGAcagaacaaataaaattgaaaaacctttttacataaaaatagtaGATAATTGAAATGTGGTAATATAAAACACTTATAAGAAGTCCAAtggtgatttaattttattttttataaaatagtaatttctTAATTGACAACGGCTGCAACGCACCAACGTTCGTATCAACTAAGTTCGGATAATCGAGGGCtcggatatatttttattttatggtatagattggcggacgagcatatgggccacctgatggtaagtggtcaccatcacccatagaccatgacgctataagaaatattaaccattccttacatcgtcaatgtgccaccatacttgggaactaagatgctatgtcccttgtgcttgtagttacactggctcactcacccttcaaaccggaacacaacaatactgagcactgttgtttgacggtagaataactgatgagtgggtggtacctacccagacgggcttgcacaaagccctaccacaaagtcaAATAGGATAATAAAAATTCTACGTATATCAAAATGTGAAAAAGTTGCTTACCTCAGTATAGAGTCCTCCACAATCGCACGTTGTGTCATTCTTCAGGTTTACTACACGGAAAGCCGATTCGCCAATCGACAGGAGGTACATGAGGACTAATACCCCATAAGCGATAATACCGCATTGCAGTATCCAAGGAAATATAGGGAACAGAACTGTAGATTTGATGGCCGTTACTGCTCTGTAATGTGAAACAAGATATTCTAAGAACTCATGACACTCAGTCACATACAAGTATAAAACCTTGGAGTACGATGTCTTattctgtat
Protein-coding sequences here:
- the LOC124537581 gene encoding exosome complex component RRP4; this translates as MNGHVTIRLASERVNHCVASSNELPRFYTPGEVISGMQDFMRGHGTYVEDDCIKSSVAGVMQKVNKLICVRPLKSRYVGEIGDVVVGRVLEVQQKRWKIETNSRLDSILQLSSVNLPGGELRRRSAEDEQMMRKHLQEGDLISAEVQSVFSDGSLSLHTRSLKYGKLSQGVLMKVFPSLIKRRKNHFHNLPCGIAIIIGNNGFIWMSPMQQNVIIGENKDEIQNYEHQPINRSDREIMARLKNCVAALVAAKMMLDDSSIMFAYEESLRYDDVKELLDPEVMLDIAFLTQHRLNSIMEE
- the LOC124541929 gene encoding mediator of RNA polymerase II transcription subunit 18 — its product is MAVNAAPITATDSLSQALKANIIPNQEYLLQGSVLDSAVEVLLHRLRGLCDNVDAGPETFDDQEVCFSLRDPNQQSTPLTLRVRKALDARDMPYQLRYIGQPDLGDKNRPTVVRSSLDIACSGMLIEFLNELGCRIEFEYSVKGYMFRKGRMKITVAKVFKISQSSMPPEPISQSYLVELSVLAPQGQDAIGEDMRAFADQLRPLVQLDKIDYKRLGHMSVT
- the LOC124541939 gene encoding uncharacterized protein LOC124541939; the protein is MFVKLFSFFYTLYLCQARPYETGIEFKKQPTEGHRCGICPTYFHKLCAFDFDSNDTYIFDNVCIMDLYNCIHGTDFIKINYENCLYFGNFAYVHGLKKEDYDYGEDEITITNSKKNPDFV
- the LOC124536694 gene encoding choline transporter-like 2 isoform X3 → MGCCVPPKESREPIRYDPTFNGPTHNRSCTDIVWLITFILFLGGWGYVGYYSMTRGNVEKLLAPIDSNGRRCGLDSGLEDKKYLLFFNIAKCLAPGTPITGCPTTQVCVSQCPSRTVLFEKEIRQNPGIFDQIKNDMVCTDGLNVQTMTSSEALEHIKNEKCTSFVLQSQPVLGRCFVNVTAAVELLRDLTNGTVDLAEAQVLEQLIQLLKSNQLSSQIVQDLVQSRWYMAGALVAVVLVCFIYILLLRWVVTPVVWTSIAGLFALLGFAIYLCYKNYEYYKANPVGLYQTTNLKGYAQSIFAKSETWLVILIISAIVFLILLLVIIFLRNRIVIAIALIREGSKAVTAIKSTVLFPIFPWILQCGIIAYGVLVLMYLLSIGESAFRVVNLKNDTTCDCGGLYTEEGVACNPAKFISQCHDTRSALLPCQMASCHFTGIDNPYSVIYMQLVNLLGFFWAMFFISGVADMMLASTFSTWYWTFHKRDLPFFTLTSGIYRTFRYHLGTVAFGALIIAIVRVIRVILEYIDHKVKKFDNPFTRCIMCCCKCFFWCLENFLKFVNKNAYIMCAVHGKNFCRSANDAFSLLMRNIVRVVVLDKVADFIFFLSKLLISIGVGFAVYYLLEWNYVYEVTKGERLHYNYVPAIILSVATYLICTIFFNVYSMAVDTLFLCFLEDCERNDGSPEKPYFMSKNLMKILGKRNKKAI